A region of Phosphitispora fastidiosa DNA encodes the following proteins:
- a CDS encoding ABC transporter permease yields MQLKDIALKNLQRRKTKLLFMVFGIFFGIATIVTLFTLTGAMEQSVNRKISETGITIAVSPETESASFSVGGIPVVSGVSYNVTDLPADTPEVIRSVTDAEKIRVIAPKVMGMAVTEGAKVLLVGVDFDSELKIKPWWDLDGSLPDREGQALIGARVAGKYRTSLGSAINVNGQKLTVTGILKETGEEEDGIVFTGIATAREALQKPDGYSFIEVTTPRDEALAVRVSGELSEKLPDTRVRIVKEASEARMELVERFSSFSLVVSLVMALIAVLIIASTTTASVNERTREIGILRAIGFRKAHITKIILLEAGIITGISAAAGYFAGMGAAWLTAPLFADFQLSISWNPLLGAAVLTGAVAAGLLASLYPASRAAKLDPAEALRFI; encoded by the coding sequence ATGCAGTTAAAAGATATAGCCCTGAAAAACCTGCAGCGCCGCAAAACAAAGCTGTTATTTATGGTATTCGGGATATTTTTCGGTATTGCCACAATAGTGACTCTTTTCACACTTACAGGGGCCATGGAACAAAGTGTGAACCGGAAAATCAGTGAAACAGGTATCACAATAGCGGTGTCACCGGAAACTGAATCGGCTTCATTTTCAGTTGGTGGTATTCCGGTGGTGTCAGGTGTTTCATATAATGTAACAGACCTTCCTGCAGATACACCTGAGGTAATCCGTTCCGTAACTGATGCTGAAAAGATCAGGGTAATTGCCCCAAAGGTAATGGGGATGGCGGTCACGGAAGGCGCTAAGGTTTTACTGGTAGGGGTGGATTTTGACAGTGAACTTAAGATAAAGCCCTGGTGGGATTTGGACGGCAGCTTGCCTGACCGGGAAGGGCAGGCTCTGATTGGCGCCAGGGTTGCCGGCAAATACAGGACTTCCCTGGGCAGCGCTATAAATGTCAATGGCCAAAAGCTGACTGTAACCGGTATCCTTAAGGAAACCGGGGAAGAGGAGGATGGCATAGTTTTTACCGGCATAGCCACTGCCCGGGAGGCTCTGCAAAAGCCTGACGGGTACAGTTTTATTGAGGTTACTACCCCTAGGGATGAGGCTCTGGCTGTAAGGGTTTCCGGGGAACTCTCCGAAAAACTTCCCGATACCAGGGTAAGGATTGTCAAAGAGGCATCTGAAGCCAGAATGGAGCTTGTGGAAAGGTTTAGCAGTTTTTCTCTGGTGGTCTCTCTGGTGATGGCCCTGATAGCTGTTCTGATAATAGCTTCAACAACCACCGCGTCTGTGAATGAAAGGACCAGGGAAATAGGGATACTGCGTGCCATAGGTTTCCGGAAGGCGCATATTACCAAAATAATACTGCTGGAGGCAGGGATTATCACCGGTATTAGCGCTGCAGCCGGCTACTTTGCCGGTATGGGTGCGGCCTGGCTTACTGCCCCTCTGTTTGCGGATTTCCAACTGAGCATTTCATGGAACCCGCTGCTGGGCGCCGCTGTCCTGACAGGTGCGGTGGCAGCAGGACTTTTGGCCAGTCTCTATCCGGCATCAAGGGCAGCCAAACTGGATCCGGCAGAGGCCCTGAGGTTCATATAG
- a CDS encoding GMC family oxidoreductase: MENRDYVKRNCDHYSGHRYQHLNKRKYGSSEVDICIVGAGAAGSVLACELSRAGLEVVVVEAGPFWNPQTDFASDELAMQKLAWNDTRIVSGSDPLSMGHNNSGRGVGGGTVHFTGVFYRFHESDFRTKTLDGVGEDWPITYRDLEPYYSKIEQEIKVSGPRVFPWGAFHGPYPYPEREPISANAQVFRRGCEAVGLRSTVAPLAILSAPFDGRPPCTNRGFCNQGCMPNAKYSALIHHIPKAIGHGAEILTDCMVTRILTDRNGDRVTGVEFVHDGQNYRQEARLVIVSAFVVETSRLLLNSATPRHPEGLANSSGLVGKYIMPHTGHDIYARFDDEIRFYKGTPVLAVSQEFYETDPQRGFVRGYTFNAHGSRPVAMAKTLAASAGIWGKQLREIMIDFNFYARVTLVGEVLPSPDNTVTLTDEKDEYGLPRALVTFSYGDNDNKLIAHGVAMSNRILEAAGGRPAFVVPDTAHLHGGCRMGLDPQKSVVNRFCQSHDIPNLYICDASVFVTSGGANPTETVMAIAARTADHLIDSMSKGRPQREPASVAGASH, encoded by the coding sequence ATGGAAAATAGAGATTACGTAAAACGCAACTGTGACCACTATAGCGGTCACAGGTATCAGCATCTGAATAAACGAAAATATGGTTCCAGCGAGGTTGATATCTGCATTGTCGGGGCGGGTGCAGCAGGAAGTGTACTGGCCTGTGAACTCAGCCGGGCCGGTCTGGAGGTTGTGGTGGTTGAAGCCGGGCCCTTCTGGAATCCCCAGACGGATTTTGCCAGTGATGAACTGGCAATGCAGAAATTGGCCTGGAATGATACCCGGATTGTCTCCGGCAGTGACCCCCTGAGTATGGGGCATAATAATTCGGGGCGGGGAGTTGGGGGAGGCACGGTACACTTCACCGGAGTGTTTTACCGCTTCCATGAAAGCGACTTCCGGACCAAAACCCTTGACGGTGTAGGAGAAGACTGGCCTATCACTTACCGGGACCTGGAGCCCTATTACAGCAAAATAGAACAGGAAATAAAGGTTTCCGGTCCCAGGGTGTTTCCCTGGGGCGCCTTCCACGGGCCTTACCCATATCCGGAGCGGGAGCCTATCAGCGCCAATGCACAGGTTTTCCGGAGGGGTTGTGAAGCAGTGGGGCTCAGGAGCACCGTTGCCCCCCTGGCTATCCTGTCCGCCCCTTTTGACGGGCGGCCCCCGTGCACTAACAGGGGTTTCTGCAATCAGGGCTGTATGCCCAATGCCAAGTACAGCGCCCTGATACATCATATTCCCAAAGCCATAGGCCATGGTGCGGAAATTCTGACAGACTGTATGGTGACCAGGATACTGACCGACAGGAACGGCGACCGGGTAACCGGAGTCGAATTTGTCCATGACGGGCAGAACTACCGCCAGGAAGCCAGGCTGGTAATTGTTTCTGCATTTGTGGTAGAAACCTCCAGGCTGCTGCTCAATTCAGCCACTCCCCGGCATCCGGAGGGGCTGGCCAACAGCAGCGGGCTGGTGGGCAAATATATTATGCCCCACACCGGTCATGACATCTATGCCAGGTTTGATGATGAGATCCGCTTTTATAAGGGGACCCCTGTGCTGGCTGTCAGCCAGGAATTCTATGAGACTGACCCGCAGCGGGGCTTTGTCAGGGGATATACTTTTAACGCCCATGGCAGCCGCCCGGTAGCTATGGCTAAAACGCTGGCAGCCTCTGCCGGTATCTGGGGGAAACAGCTCAGGGAAATCATGATAGACTTTAATTTTTATGCCCGGGTAACCTTAGTAGGGGAAGTGCTGCCATCACCGGACAACACAGTAACCCTTACTGATGAAAAGGATGAGTATGGCCTGCCAAGAGCGCTGGTTACCTTCAGCTATGGTGACAATGATAATAAATTGATAGCTCACGGGGTGGCCATGTCGAATAGGATACTTGAGGCTGCGGGAGGCCGGCCGGCCTTTGTAGTCCCCGATACCGCACACCTTCACGGCGGATGCCGGATGGGCCTTGACCCACAGAAGTCGGTGGTCAACCGGTTCTGTCAGAGCCATGATATTCCCAATCTCTACATTTGTGATGCCAGTGTTTTTGTCACCTCTGGAGGGGCAAATCCCACAGAGACGGTAATGGCCATTGCCGCCCGGACAGCCGACCACCTTATTGACAGTATGAGCAAGGGCAGGCCGCAGAGGGAGCCCGCTTCAGTGGCCGGAGCCAGTCATTAA
- a CDS encoding heterodisulfide reductase-related iron-sulfur binding cluster → MPGVELLEMERIRQNSRCCGMGGGLKMGFPEIQALAAAERIKEAERTEAAAIVTPCPTCFLGLQTGAAKAESDISVRHLMELVNISVFGQ, encoded by the coding sequence GTGCCGGGGGTGGAACTGCTGGAAATGGAGCGGATCAGGCAAAATTCCAGGTGCTGCGGCATGGGGGGCGGCTTGAAGATGGGATTCCCCGAAATTCAGGCTCTGGCCGCTGCGGAGCGGATAAAAGAAGCGGAAAGGACAGAGGCCGCAGCTATCGTCACACCTTGCCCCACCTGTTTTCTGGGCCTTCAGACCGGAGCTGCCAAGGCAGAGTCTGACATCAGTGTCAGGCATTTGATGGAATTAGTCAATATTTCAGTTTTTGGGCAATAA
- a CDS encoding (Fe-S)-binding protein has translation MGISAKNKIPLSCLSPRQLIELDACSRCGECMKWCPIYAVDRSEDLIPGNRITALKKLLKGQHGLRARLFAGGRFSKAQVDRLIEVLYECTACGQCHFVCPSRIDTAELWEALREAVVEAGLGPLPNQAEYLRVLKKYENPFKEPQENRGLWMPRGLEQGTLYQDLPLITQSPQPVLFYLGCTASYNPEINLVAQWVANLMHKAGVKFGVLGNQENCCRGKLRRMGDGDFAAKAIENIDLLNSLGIDTLVTNCAGCFKTIFQDYPRIKEINFKVFHAIEYIDMLIREERLQPVNPVTMQVTYHDPCHLGPP, from the coding sequence ATGGGTATCTCCGCTAAGAATAAAATACCGCTGAGTTGTCTGAGCCCCAGGCAGCTAATAGAACTTGATGCCTGTTCCCGCTGTGGGGAGTGCATGAAATGGTGTCCCATTTATGCTGTTGACAGGTCTGAGGACCTGATTCCCGGTAACCGGATTACTGCACTAAAGAAGCTGTTAAAAGGTCAGCATGGGCTTCGGGCAAGGCTCTTTGCCGGCGGACGGTTCAGTAAAGCACAGGTGGACCGCCTCATCGAGGTTCTTTATGAATGTACTGCCTGCGGCCAGTGTCACTTTGTCTGTCCGTCCAGGATTGACACTGCCGAACTTTGGGAAGCCCTTAGGGAGGCGGTTGTGGAAGCAGGTTTGGGCCCGCTCCCCAATCAGGCCGAGTACCTCCGGGTTCTGAAAAAATATGAGAATCCTTTTAAGGAACCACAGGAGAACCGTGGCCTGTGGATGCCAAGAGGGCTGGAGCAGGGGACTCTCTACCAGGACCTGCCGCTGATTACGCAATCACCTCAGCCGGTGCTTTTCTATCTGGGCTGTACAGCAAGCTATAATCCGGAGATCAACCTGGTAGCCCAGTGGGTAGCTAACCTGATGCATAAGGCCGGGGTGAAATTTGGTGTCCTGGGCAATCAGGAGAACTGCTGCCGGGGCAAACTCCGCCGCATGGGTGACGGTGATTTTGCCGCAAAGGCTATTGAGAATATAGACCTTTTGAACAGCCTGGGTATCGATACCCTGGTTACTAACTGTGCCGGCTGCTTTAAGACCATTTTTCAGGACTATCCCAGAATCAAGGAAATAAATTTTAAGGTGTTCCATGCAATAGAGTATATAGATATGCTGATCCGGGAAGAGAGACTGCAGCCGGTTAACCCGGTTACCATGCAGGTGACTTATCACGATCCCTGCCACCTTGGGCCGCCATAA
- a CDS encoding class I SAM-dependent methyltransferase has translation MLDKKSRKIKKFYQRWLPAFQVINQKMRQDYRAAIPLLLQRVAINDSTRVLDVGTGTGALAGILSEYSSRVTGIDFSPEMLNEARKVYGDKIEFREMAAHEISCFEPGSFDMVVSAYCLHDMNDSHRLFVLEQMRRAAGQKVVIFDLARTLNPVIWAIELLEGSFYRDYIKAIDRQVAAVFPWCEKIAFSNWMCIYICDV, from the coding sequence TTGCTTGACAAAAAGTCCAGGAAGATCAAAAAATTCTATCAACGCTGGCTGCCTGCTTTTCAGGTAATCAACCAAAAGATGCGTCAGGACTACAGGGCGGCAATCCCGCTTTTATTACAGCGGGTTGCCATCAATGACAGCACCAGAGTACTTGATGTGGGAACCGGTACCGGCGCTTTGGCCGGGATTTTATCAGAGTATAGCTCCCGCGTTACCGGGATTGATTTTTCACCTGAGATGCTGAATGAAGCAAGAAAAGTCTATGGTGATAAAATTGAATTCAGGGAAATGGCAGCTCACGAGATAAGCTGTTTTGAGCCTGGGTCTTTTGACATGGTTGTATCTGCCTACTGCCTTCATGATATGAATGACAGCCACAGGCTTTTTGTTCTGGAACAAATGCGGCGGGCTGCCGGGCAGAAGGTGGTAATTTTTGATCTGGCAAGAACATTGAATCCGGTGATTTGGGCCATTGAACTCCTGGAAGGGAGCTTTTATAGAGATTACATTAAGGCTATAGACAGGCAGGTGGCAGCGGTTTTCCCATGGTGTGAAAAAATTGCTTTTTCCAATTGGATGTGTATCTATATATGTGATGTATGA
- a CDS encoding YhcN/YlaJ family sporulation lipoprotein, translating into MKKLLQLLKKMLAVFFVVTVIIVPAGGCTPAKKPINPDNKLLPKTMPRLSADQARQPAPKGIPVTPEELDRAASGLASLASGVPGVDRAYVALANTAAFVGIEMENRAGALPGTAKKEIADRIMGADRRLARVYVTTDKATVSRIKGVAKGIASGRQVSDFAMDIAEIERRIVQEGQR; encoded by the coding sequence TTGAAGAAGCTGCTGCAGTTGTTGAAAAAAATGCTTGCGGTGTTTTTTGTGGTTACAGTTATTATTGTGCCTGCAGGTGGCTGTACACCAGCCAAGAAACCAATTAATCCGGATAACAAGCTGCTGCCCAAGACAATGCCAAGGTTGTCTGCCGACCAGGCCAGACAGCCTGCTCCCAAGGGGATTCCGGTAACACCTGAAGAACTCGACAGGGCGGCCTCTGGATTGGCTTCACTGGCTTCCGGTGTTCCGGGGGTGGACAGGGCCTATGTAGCCCTGGCAAATACCGCTGCCTTTGTGGGAATTGAAATGGAAAACAGGGCAGGTGCGCTGCCGGGGACAGCCAAAAAAGAGATTGCTGACCGCATAATGGGGGCTGACAGGCGGCTGGCCAGGGTCTACGTTACTACAGACAAGGCCACGGTATCCCGGATAAAAGGCGTAGCCAAGGGAATCGCCAGTGGCAGGCAGGTATCTGATTTTGCGATGGATATAGCAGAAATTGAACGGAGAATTGTTCAGGAGGGTCAGCGGTAA
- the rnhA gene encoding ribonuclease HI, producing the protein MKEVTIYTDGACSHNPGPGGWGAVLMFGSSEKEISGYEAHTTNNRMELTAAVKALEALKEPCRVSLYSDSAYLVNTFKQNWLEKWQRNGWKTSNKGSVENQDLWKQLVELTGKHTVEWVKVKGHSDNEYNNRCDRLARDEIKRRA; encoded by the coding sequence ATGAAAGAAGTAACCATATATACTGACGGGGCCTGCTCCCACAACCCCGGACCCGGCGGCTGGGGGGCAGTCCTGATGTTTGGTTCAAGTGAAAAGGAAATTTCGGGATATGAAGCCCACACCACCAACAACCGGATGGAGCTGACTGCTGCAGTCAAAGCCCTGGAGGCGCTGAAGGAGCCCTGTAGGGTTAGTTTATATAGTGACAGCGCTTATCTGGTGAATACCTTCAAACAGAACTGGCTGGAGAAATGGCAGCGCAATGGGTGGAAAACCAGCAACAAAGGTTCTGTGGAAAACCAGGATCTTTGGAAACAACTGGTGGAGCTAACCGGAAAGCACACTGTGGAGTGGGTAAAGGTAAAGGGCCATTCTGATAATGAGTATAATAACAGGTGTGACCGGCTGGCCCGGGATGAAATTAAAAGGCGGGCCTGA
- a CDS encoding gluconate 2-dehydrogenase subunit 3 family protein: MEAENMSTVDSHYQGYNVLDRMDEWDSHTREIVRKRLGPFSKRRFLSEREWGYLSIIAEHIVYDNRADIIEWIVHHCDGKFAEETGEGERKKGLPPARVLVREGLKAIDHAARLSYGCDFGSLEVEQQFQLLADLQQGKAAYNPQWSLVPQKALFNKLASEMISAYYSHPDVWSEIGYGGPVYPQIYVRIEEGLVEPWEAKANGK, encoded by the coding sequence ATGGAGGCTGAAAATATGAGCACTGTAGACAGCCATTATCAAGGCTATAATGTGCTTGACCGCATGGATGAGTGGGATTCCCATACCAGAGAAATTGTCAGAAAACGCCTGGGACCTTTCTCAAAACGGCGGTTCCTGTCGGAACGGGAATGGGGATATCTCTCGATTATTGCAGAACATATAGTTTATGACAACAGGGCTGATATTATTGAATGGATTGTACATCATTGTGATGGGAAATTTGCAGAGGAGACAGGTGAAGGGGAACGGAAGAAGGGCCTGCCCCCTGCAAGGGTTCTTGTCAGGGAGGGGCTTAAGGCCATTGACCATGCCGCCCGATTGAGCTATGGCTGTGATTTTGGAAGTCTTGAAGTTGAACAGCAGTTTCAATTGCTGGCAGACCTGCAGCAGGGAAAAGCGGCCTACAACCCCCAATGGTCACTGGTCCCCCAGAAGGCGCTGTTTAATAAGCTTGCATCTGAAATGATCTCTGCTTACTATTCCCATCCCGATGTCTGGTCAGAAATAGGCTACGGGGGGCCGGTATATCCGCAGATTTATGTAAGGATAGAAGAAGGACTGGTAGAGCCATGGGAGGCCAAAGCAAATGGAAAATAG
- the fusA gene encoding elongation factor G has translation MKSYQTSQLRNIGIFAHGGAGKTSLVESMLFNTGAINRLGRVEDGTTTSDYHPEEIKKQVTIHTTLVPCEWNDAKLNLLDSPGFSDFIGDVQGVLRVVDNTLFMVCAVAGVEVQTELIWDMASESGLPRVVFINKMDRENANFEKVLGEIEQQLPGSFIPVQIPIGAAETFSGYVDVIAQKAYAYKDKGEVSEIPVPDDLAAALEIYREKLVESSAEMDDEALEKYLNGDELSETEIMNGLKAGIKEGKVTPVLCGSATKNVGVKQLMDFMAEYYAAPEDKSSDPLSALVFKTLVDPFVGKMNFIRVFSGSLKADVPLYNATKEKAEKIGQVLYVRGKHQENTTQVPCGDIAVLVKLQDTNTNDSLGVKEKPAKLDPVIFPVPTFTVAIEPKSKGDEDKLGNAISRTLEEDPALRVEKNVETHQTLLTGMGEMHLDITLDKIKRKFGVDIVTKDVRVPYRETIRGTVKVEGKHKKQTGGHGQYGHCWLRIEPLAEGTFEFGEEIFGGSVPRQYIPAVEKGVREAMADGVLAGYPVTNVKVVVYDGSYHNVDSSEMAFKIAGAQAFKKGAQQAKPTLLEPIADVEVRVPENYTGDIISDFNTKRGRIQGMEPGEKLTTVKAQVPMSEMYRYAIDLKSMTQGRGSFSMEFSHYEEVPAMLADKIVEKAKAEKEAAEK, from the coding sequence TTGAAAAGCTATCAGACGAGTCAACTGAGAAACATCGGGATTTTTGCCCACGGTGGCGCAGGTAAGACTTCGCTGGTGGAATCGATGCTATTCAACACTGGAGCCATAAACAGATTAGGCAGAGTAGAAGATGGGACAACAACTTCAGACTATCACCCGGAAGAAATCAAGAAACAGGTTACCATTCACACCACACTGGTTCCCTGCGAGTGGAACGATGCCAAACTTAATTTGCTGGATTCACCCGGTTTTTCCGATTTTATCGGTGACGTACAAGGTGTCCTCAGGGTAGTTGATAATACCCTGTTTATGGTTTGTGCGGTTGCAGGCGTTGAGGTTCAGACCGAACTTATCTGGGATATGGCAAGTGAGTCCGGGCTTCCCAGGGTAGTTTTCATCAACAAGATGGATCGTGAAAATGCCAATTTTGAAAAGGTATTGGGAGAGATCGAACAGCAGCTGCCGGGCAGCTTTATTCCGGTTCAAATTCCCATAGGGGCAGCGGAGACTTTCAGTGGGTATGTTGATGTGATTGCCCAGAAGGCTTATGCGTACAAAGATAAGGGCGAGGTAAGCGAGATTCCGGTTCCTGACGATTTGGCAGCTGCTCTGGAGATTTACCGGGAAAAGCTTGTGGAAAGCTCTGCTGAGATGGATGATGAGGCCTTGGAGAAATACCTCAATGGTGACGAATTATCTGAAACAGAAATAATGAATGGCCTCAAGGCAGGAATCAAAGAAGGCAAAGTTACACCGGTACTTTGCGGCTCGGCAACTAAAAACGTTGGTGTGAAGCAGTTAATGGATTTCATGGCAGAGTACTATGCAGCTCCGGAGGATAAATCCTCTGATCCTTTGTCGGCCCTTGTGTTTAAGACTCTGGTTGACCCGTTTGTGGGTAAGATGAACTTCATCCGCGTATTTTCGGGCAGCTTGAAGGCAGATGTTCCTCTGTACAATGCGACCAAAGAAAAAGCTGAAAAGATTGGTCAGGTACTTTATGTACGGGGCAAGCACCAGGAAAATACCACCCAGGTGCCGTGTGGTGATATCGCGGTCCTGGTTAAGCTGCAGGATACCAATACAAATGACAGCCTGGGTGTCAAGGAAAAGCCGGCTAAACTGGACCCTGTAATATTCCCGGTGCCAACATTTACAGTGGCTATTGAGCCCAAGTCCAAAGGTGATGAGGATAAGCTGGGAAATGCTATCAGCAGAACCTTGGAAGAAGACCCTGCTCTCAGAGTGGAGAAAAACGTGGAAACACACCAGACCCTGCTTACAGGTATGGGTGAGATGCACCTGGATATTACCCTGGATAAAATTAAGCGGAAGTTTGGTGTTGATATAGTTACAAAGGATGTCAGGGTGCCTTACCGGGAGACCATCCGGGGTACTGTCAAGGTAGAAGGCAAGCACAAGAAACAGACCGGCGGTCATGGTCAGTATGGTCACTGCTGGTTGAGAATTGAACCACTTGCCGAGGGTACTTTTGAGTTTGGTGAAGAGATATTTGGTGGTTCTGTTCCCAGGCAGTACATACCGGCGGTTGAAAAAGGTGTCAGGGAAGCTATGGCAGACGGCGTTCTTGCCGGCTATCCCGTTACTAATGTTAAAGTCGTGGTTTATGACGGATCATACCATAATGTCGACTCCTCGGAAATGGCCTTCAAGATTGCCGGCGCCCAGGCATTTAAAAAAGGCGCGCAACAGGCTAAACCCACGCTGTTGGAACCGATTGCCGATGTTGAGGTCAGAGTCCCGGAAAACTATACCGGTGACATTATCAGTGACTTCAACACCAAGCGCGGCCGGATTCAGGGGATGGAGCCTGGTGAGAAGCTGACAACGGTTAAGGCCCAGGTTCCCATGTCTGAGATGTACCGTTATGCTATTGACCTGAAGTCAATGACCCAGGGCCGGGGTTCATTTTCAATGGAATTCTCCCATTACGAGGAAGTTCCCGCGATGCTGGCTGATAAGATAGTGGAAAAGGCCAAGGCAGAAAAAGAAGCGGCCGAGAAATAG
- a CDS encoding respiratory nitrate reductase subunit gamma codes for MSPFGTDIIYYKPWLYFIIIQTIGMAVFIIGMADNLNFYFSGKARLFRNNPSLGAMIKVFFNEVLLQRQLFARGFFRWLNHILIFWGFIGLLSLSTIGVLLKMVPGDSAFFEFFTMGSGYLYYKFVGDLAGLMVLAGAAAALIGRFTTGPDRIDTRLSDTAALGFLLLLVLTGFLLEALRIAATPWVPAFEYSFVAEFMAGLVAGRQIPGSLMTALWTFHATLTAAFVAYLPFSKMVHVFAAPAEIVINASEEELRRDLYGYLR; via the coding sequence ATGAGCCCGTTTGGAACAGATATAATTTACTACAAACCGTGGCTGTACTTCATTATTATCCAGACAATTGGAATGGCTGTCTTTATCATTGGTATGGCTGACAACCTGAACTTTTATTTCAGCGGAAAGGCCCGGTTGTTTCGGAATAACCCCAGCCTTGGGGCGATGATAAAGGTGTTTTTTAATGAGGTCCTGCTGCAGAGACAGCTTTTTGCCCGGGGCTTTTTCAGGTGGCTGAACCATATTCTGATATTCTGGGGCTTCATAGGATTGCTGAGTCTTTCGACAATAGGAGTATTGCTCAAAATGGTCCCCGGTGATTCGGCATTTTTCGAGTTTTTTACGATGGGATCCGGATACCTTTATTATAAATTTGTCGGTGATCTAGCCGGCTTGATGGTTCTGGCCGGGGCAGCCGCAGCCCTAATCGGGCGTTTTACCACCGGACCTGATAGAATTGATACCCGGTTAAGTGACACTGCTGCCTTGGGTTTCCTGCTGCTGCTGGTTTTAACGGGTTTCCTGCTGGAGGCTCTGCGGATTGCAGCAACCCCATGGGTGCCGGCTTTTGAGTATTCTTTTGTGGCTGAATTCATGGCGGGATTAGTTGCCGGCAGACAGATACCGGGGTCCCTGATGACTGCACTCTGGACCTTTCATGCCACCCTTACTGCTGCTTTTGTGGCCTATCTACCCTTCAGTAAGATGGTACACGTATTTGCAGCGCCTGCCGAAATAGTTATAAATGCCTCAGAAGAAGAGCTAAGGAGGGATTTATATGGGTATCTCCGCTAA